In Dyadobacter sp. NIV53, a single window of DNA contains:
- a CDS encoding NADH-quinone oxidoreductase subunit N translates to MDINEQLIHIRQSLAGIAPEIFLGSFFCLFLLAELLLIKWVKKEEISTWLHRIAIAGSIITLMMVLVQWNEEPSFRFHPLLFLDHQAVFFKLLITAAWIFTLIHVRILRYDFPPEFNALLISSVAGLFLLTMSTHLLTIYLSLELISISSYLLVAISPYKKAAEGGIKYLLFGAASSAVMLYGISLIYGLTGTMDITSQHMTAGLLNNSGLVITVAIVLTLSGLLFKLSLVPFHVWTPDVYEAAPTPLVSFLSVAPKAAVVLVLMRLASILPAQYFPVLGGIALISITIGNVAALWQSNARRLLAYSSIAQAGYLLVGIAAYSRFGFETAVFYTASYLIINMAAFFLIDLLIPQSNTGLEDYEGLGKKYIWLSGALTMVMIALAGLPPTVGFTSKLLIFSSLWDSYQQQQFSWMLWLLIGGILNAAISLAYYLRLPYLLFFKNIKSESKANPISKAILSNVLAGLIVALVIALFFKPEWLTNWISAF, encoded by the coding sequence TTGGATATTAACGAACAGCTCATACATATACGCCAAAGCCTGGCAGGAATTGCTCCTGAAATTTTCCTTGGCTCATTCTTTTGTTTATTTCTTCTGGCAGAGTTACTCCTGATAAAATGGGTGAAAAAAGAAGAAATATCCACCTGGTTGCACAGGATTGCTATTGCCGGAAGTATCATTACATTGATGATGGTACTTGTCCAGTGGAACGAAGAACCATCTTTCCGCTTTCATCCGCTTTTGTTTCTGGATCATCAGGCAGTTTTTTTTAAACTGCTTATTACCGCCGCATGGATATTTACGCTCATCCATGTACGAATCCTTCGTTATGATTTCCCACCGGAATTTAATGCTTTGCTTATTTCTTCCGTGGCTGGTTTGTTTTTGCTAACCATGTCCACACATTTACTGACAATTTACCTTTCCCTGGAACTGATCTCTATCAGCTCATATCTTTTGGTTGCTATTTCGCCTTACAAAAAGGCAGCAGAAGGAGGTATTAAATATTTACTTTTTGGTGCAGCAAGCTCTGCTGTAATGCTCTATGGAATTTCACTAATCTATGGGTTAACAGGCACTATGGATATTACAAGCCAGCATATGACAGCCGGATTACTGAATAATTCAGGATTGGTCATAACGGTAGCCATTGTACTCACTCTTTCGGGACTGCTTTTTAAGCTTTCGCTGGTTCCTTTCCACGTCTGGACGCCCGATGTATATGAAGCAGCTCCTACTCCGCTGGTATCTTTTTTATCGGTTGCACCAAAAGCCGCTGTTGTATTGGTGCTCATGCGTTTGGCAAGTATATTGCCCGCACAGTATTTTCCTGTACTTGGAGGAATAGCATTAATCAGCATTACAATTGGCAATGTGGCGGCTTTATGGCAATCCAATGCCCGCCGGTTATTAGCTTATTCATCCATTGCACAGGCGGGATATCTGTTGGTTGGGATTGCGGCATATAGCAGGTTTGGGTTTGAAACAGCTGTTTTCTACACTGCTTCTTATCTTATTATCAACATGGCAGCTTTCTTTCTGATTGACTTGTTAATACCTCAATCCAATACCGGACTGGAAGATTATGAAGGGTTGGGCAAAAAATATATCTGGCTTTCCGGTGCTTTGACCATGGTAATGATAGCACTCGCAGGATTACCGCCAACCGTCGGATTTACATCAAAGCTTTTGATTTTCTCATCTCTATGGGATAGTTATCAACAGCAGCAGTTCTCCTGGATGCTTTGGTTATTGATTGGCGGGATTCTCAATGCAGCCATTTCGCTGGCGTATTATCTCAGACTTCCTTATCTGCTTTTTTTCAAAAATATTAAATCTGAAAGCAAGGCAAATCCAATATCCAAGGCAATATTGAGCAACGTGCTTGCAGGGTTGATAGTAGCTCTGGTAATTGCGTTATTCTTTAAACCTGAATGGCTGACAAATTGGATTTCTGCTTTCTGA
- a CDS encoding TraB/GumN family protein has protein sequence MKKLFLVLALLFSVFIAKAQAPVESSLLWEIKAPNQSKPSYLFGTIHLICPADFSLSDSLKLAISKTEQVALEVDMDDPNMMAAMMKSMNMSDGNELKKLVTEAEYNKLSQFYKDSVGVGLAMFERVKPFVLMGPLFNAVLACQPQSYEMSLVELAKKQKAEVIGLETIDEQMALFDSVPYKDQMKIIMTMIDSLPQAREEFKGLIKMYKTQNVNDLYKLTLKSEFGLEGNEEVLLFARNQKWIGRIQKIIAEKPTFFAVGAAHLGGERGVIALLRKEGYMVRAIK, from the coding sequence ATGAAAAAGTTGTTTTTGGTTCTGGCATTGCTTTTTTCTGTATTTATAGCAAAGGCTCAGGCTCCGGTGGAAAGTTCTTTGCTTTGGGAAATTAAAGCTCCGAACCAATCAAAACCTTCTTATCTGTTTGGCACCATACATTTAATATGTCCTGCGGATTTTTCTCTTAGTGACTCGTTGAAATTAGCCATTTCTAAAACTGAGCAGGTTGCTCTTGAGGTTGACATGGACGATCCCAATATGATGGCGGCCATGATGAAATCCATGAATATGAGTGATGGGAATGAACTTAAAAAACTTGTTACAGAAGCCGAGTATAATAAACTGAGCCAGTTTTACAAAGATTCTGTCGGGGTTGGTTTAGCTATGTTTGAAAGAGTAAAACCGTTTGTATTGATGGGGCCGCTTTTTAATGCAGTTCTGGCTTGTCAGCCTCAGTCTTATGAAATGTCGCTGGTAGAACTTGCGAAAAAACAAAAGGCAGAAGTCATTGGCCTGGAAACGATTGACGAGCAAATGGCACTTTTCGATTCTGTTCCATATAAAGATCAGATGAAAATTATCATGACTATGATTGACAGTCTTCCGCAGGCAAGGGAAGAATTCAAAGGATTAATAAAAATGTATAAAACGCAGAATGTTAATGATTTATACAAATTAACATTAAAAAGTGAGTTCGGTTTGGAAGGGAATGAGGAAGTTTTGTTGTTTGCAAGAAATCAAAAATGGATTGGCCGGATTCAAAAGATCATAGCGGAAAAGCCAACATTCTTCGCAGTAGGAGCAGCACATCTTGGAGGTGAAAGGGGCGTCATTGCGTTGTTGAGAAAAGAAGGATATATGGTGCGGGCAATTAAGTAA
- a CDS encoding M28 family peptidase — MNKNILAGIFLSITTFAYAQDDATKYAESITPEDLKKHLVIIAADSMKGRDTGSPGQKMAAEYVLKYFKEYGLQPIAAAADGSKSFLQKYNLYKRGWGEVYVKAGGKQYEFNKDFYLNGILDAPAETNTPVVLAGYGIEEPAYNDYANLNVTGKSVIIFEGEPKLKDGNYLLSGNGDKSKWNSTVSWQNKVKLALEKGAKHVFIISEKTGEDFDKEIRQRAVMARRFSSPTLKPVKESSNNIASFVLSAEMAAQILNTSVQKLTKEKDEIGKTKKPLSKSLSGEATFKAERTNEIIETENVAAYMEGSDKKDEVLVISAHLDHIGISPNGEINNGADDDGSGTVSLLELAEAFSKAKADGKGPRRSILFLNVTGEEKGLFGSEYYSENPLLPLKNTVADLNIDMIGRVDEAHKNDPKYVYVIGADKLSSQLHAISEEANKKYVNYKLDYTFNDPKDPNRFYYRSDHYNFAKVGIPVIFYFTGVHEDYHRPGDDVEKIMFDKQAPIVKLVFHTAWELANREERIVVDSHKE; from the coding sequence ATGAATAAAAACATACTGGCCGGAATATTCCTGTCGATCACCACATTTGCATATGCACAGGATGATGCTACCAAATATGCCGAAAGTATTACCCCCGAAGATTTAAAAAAGCATCTGGTCATTATTGCGGCGGATAGCATGAAAGGCCGTGACACGGGTTCCCCAGGACAAAAAATGGCTGCTGAATATGTACTGAAATATTTTAAGGAATATGGTTTACAGCCCATTGCAGCGGCAGCGGATGGCTCAAAATCTTTTTTGCAAAAATATAATCTGTATAAGCGCGGCTGGGGAGAAGTGTATGTAAAGGCAGGCGGGAAACAATATGAATTCAATAAGGATTTTTATTTAAATGGAATCCTGGATGCTCCGGCTGAAACAAATACGCCTGTAGTACTGGCAGGTTATGGTATTGAAGAACCGGCTTATAACGATTATGCCAATTTGAATGTAACGGGCAAGTCGGTTATTATTTTTGAGGGTGAACCGAAATTGAAAGACGGCAATTATCTGTTAAGCGGCAATGGAGATAAATCCAAATGGAATAGTACAGTTTCATGGCAGAACAAGGTTAAACTGGCATTAGAAAAAGGCGCAAAACATGTCTTTATTATTAGTGAAAAAACGGGAGAGGATTTTGACAAAGAAATACGCCAGCGTGCCGTAATGGCCAGAAGGTTTAGTTCGCCAACATTAAAGCCCGTTAAGGAATCTTCAAATAATATAGCGTCGTTTGTTTTATCTGCTGAAATGGCCGCACAAATATTGAATACTTCGGTTCAAAAGCTTACAAAGGAAAAAGATGAAATAGGAAAAACGAAAAAACCTTTGTCAAAGAGCCTGTCGGGAGAAGCGACATTTAAAGCTGAAAGAACCAATGAGATCATTGAAACTGAAAATGTAGCAGCTTACATGGAAGGCTCGGATAAAAAGGACGAGGTTTTGGTAATCAGTGCGCATTTGGACCATATCGGAATTTCACCGAACGGAGAAATTAACAATGGAGCGGATGATGATGGTTCGGGAACTGTTTCACTTCTGGAACTGGCAGAAGCATTCAGCAAAGCAAAAGCAGATGGAAAAGGCCCAAGAAGAAGTATTTTATTTCTGAATGTAACCGGTGAAGAAAAAGGATTATTCGGTTCAGAATATTATTCGGAAAATCCTTTATTGCCGCTGAAAAATACGGTTGCTGACCTGAATATAGATATGATCGGCCGTGTGGACGAAGCGCATAAAAACGATCCTAAATATGTGTATGTCATAGGTGCTGATAAATTATCTTCCCAATTGCATGCGATCAGTGAGGAAGCGAATAAAAAATATGTCAATTATAAACTGGATTACACTTTTAACGACCCCAAAGATCCGAACCGTTTTTACTATCGCTCAGATCATTACAATTTCGCTAAGGTGGGCATACCGGTCATATTTTATTTTACAGGTGTACACGAAGATTATCACCGTCCCGGCGATGATGTGGAAAAAATTATGTTCGATAAACAGGCACCTATTGTAAAGCTTGTTTTTCATACTGCCTGGGAACTGGCAAACCGGGAAGAAAGAATTGTTGTGGACAGTCATAAAGAATAG
- a CDS encoding DUF4160 domain-containing protein: MPEISRFLGIIIKMFFDDHNPPHFHAEFQDYKAIIEIHSTELLEGYLPPKQLKLVQAWAIIHEEELLENFINLNKDFKSWNRIEPLK; encoded by the coding sequence ATGCCAGAAATAAGCCGTTTTCTTGGAATAATTATTAAAATGTTTTTTGATGATCATAATCCACCTCATTTTCATGCAGAATTTCAAGATTATAAAGCAATTATAGAAATACATAGTACTGAACTTTTAGAAGGATATTTGCCTCCCAAACAATTAAAACTAGTTCAGGCATGGGCCATTATTCATGAAGAAGAATTGTTGGAAAATTTTATAAATCTTAATAAAGATTTTAAATCCTGGAACAGGATAGAACCTTTAAAATAA
- a CDS encoding DUF2442 domain-containing protein has product MLHYIKKIVSVQDYRIYCLFNTGEVRVIDLWATIEKYRNINDGLISQLADPTYFKSVQLDSYGTLIWDNGVDFDPDNLYKMSKSEIVSI; this is encoded by the coding sequence ATGCTTCACTATATTAAAAAAATAGTTTCAGTTCAGGATTACCGCATTTACTGCCTGTTTAATACAGGAGAGGTAAGAGTAATTGATTTATGGGCAACAATTGAAAAATATAGAAATATCAATGACGGATTGATAAGTCAACTGGCAGATCCTACTTATTTTAAATCGGTGCAGCTCGATTCATATGGTACACTTATCTGGGATAATGGTGTGGATTTTGATCCTGATAATCTTTATAAAATGTCTAAATCTGAAATTGTATCTATTTAA
- a CDS encoding outer membrane beta-barrel protein: protein MKKLINVLIFAFLTNMIYAQTVNKTISGVVKDTGNEVLPGSTIRLLKASDSTMVKGEITDGNGKFQFSNLENSTYLLDITSMGQKRFVSVPLTISDVQSTISLPVIILLPAKTVELKELTVKAKKPLIEQEIDKTIVNVESMISSATSNTMEVLEKTPGISVNNNGEISLNGKSGVMVLIDGRSTYMSGQDLAAYLKSLPGGLLDKIELIDNPSARYDAAGNAVINIRLKKNKIGGLTGSVSTGITQGKYARNNDALNLNYNRKKVNVFANLGYNYEKNYALDIYNRRFYNASSELVSRVDLVNDQVYKNKSINVNFGLDFAATPKTTYGVIFNLNKTNRNGVFEYDSKNYDSSNSLELIGSGSTIGGDKRTNTGINLNMLHKLNNYGRELSVDVNYLHYLSKGHQTLRNLSFEPNGALISRSDFIYLIPSDINIYTAKADYVHPFKNKGKLETGFKSSVINNDNVFDYYKITDGFQVIDNANSNHFKYKENINAVYINGQKSWRRFGAQLGLRVENTHINGNQLGNEEVEGSEFTKNYTGLFPSAFVSYKLDDKGKNTFVLMAVRRISRPNYQLLNPFLFQRDQYTYSSGNPDINPQYQNRLELKYQHKQVLNMGLSYNKFTNSIFPTTKTIDSIFINRPDNIKGGYMVLLNTTVNTSVTKWWYTNTTLRLSRIGLRGIVYGEQLRFDTNMARLELNNYFTLSKTVSAEFGGYYASRDFSGQAVTSGMYILNASIQKKIWDGKGSIRLSANDLFHSWVYHNKSISLIQSDYLQTNKTDTQRIGVAFTYRFGKDTFARKRKHNDNASDDEKGRL from the coding sequence ATGAAAAAGTTAATCAATGTTCTAATTTTTGCATTCCTTACCAATATGATTTATGCCCAAACGGTAAATAAAACCATTTCGGGAGTTGTGAAAGATACCGGAAACGAAGTGTTGCCAGGATCGACTATCCGTTTGCTTAAAGCCAGCGATTCTACAATGGTAAAAGGCGAAATAACTGATGGGAACGGGAAATTTCAATTTAGCAATTTGGAAAACAGCACTTATTTACTTGACATTACTTCAATGGGACAAAAGAGGTTTGTCAGCGTTCCACTCACGATCAGCGATGTCCAGTCTACTATTTCGTTACCAGTAATTATTTTGCTGCCTGCTAAAACTGTCGAATTAAAGGAACTGACGGTAAAAGCGAAAAAGCCCTTAATTGAACAGGAAATAGATAAAACGATCGTAAATGTAGAATCTATGATCAGCAGCGCAACGAGTAATACGATGGAAGTCTTGGAAAAAACGCCTGGTATTTCCGTGAATAATAACGGAGAGATAAGTCTGAACGGTAAAAGTGGTGTGATGGTTTTGATCGACGGAAGAAGCACTTACATGTCGGGACAAGATCTGGCCGCGTACCTGAAATCACTTCCTGGCGGACTTCTGGATAAAATTGAATTGATCGATAATCCATCCGCAAGATATGATGCGGCTGGAAATGCGGTAATCAATATTCGTTTGAAAAAGAATAAAATAGGAGGACTGACGGGAAGTGTTTCAACGGGTATAACGCAAGGGAAATATGCAAGAAACAACGATGCGCTGAACCTGAATTATAACCGTAAGAAGGTTAATGTGTTTGCAAATTTGGGCTATAATTATGAGAAGAATTACGCACTTGATATTTACAACCGAAGATTTTACAACGCATCTTCGGAATTGGTTTCGAGAGTGGATTTGGTCAACGATCAGGTTTATAAAAACAAAAGTATCAACGTGAATTTTGGCCTCGATTTCGCTGCGACGCCGAAAACCACATACGGGGTAATTTTTAATTTGAACAAGACAAATAGAAATGGAGTCTTTGAATATGATAGTAAAAACTACGATTCAAGTAATTCGTTAGAACTTATCGGTTCGGGAAGTACAATTGGTGGCGACAAAAGAACCAATACTGGAATAAATCTGAATATGCTTCACAAGTTGAATAACTATGGGCGAGAACTTTCTGTTGATGTCAATTATCTTCATTATTTGTCCAAAGGACATCAAACGTTGAGAAATCTTTCTTTTGAGCCAAATGGAGCATTAATTAGCAGAAGTGATTTTATATATCTCATTCCTTCCGACATTAATATTTACACGGCCAAAGCCGATTATGTTCATCCATTTAAAAACAAAGGAAAACTGGAAACCGGCTTTAAATCCAGTGTGATCAATAATGATAATGTGTTTGACTATTACAAAATAACAGATGGTTTTCAGGTAATTGACAATGCGAATTCCAATCATTTTAAGTACAAAGAAAATATCAATGCGGTCTATATTAACGGGCAAAAATCATGGAGAAGATTTGGAGCGCAATTGGGTCTGCGGGTGGAAAATACGCATATTAATGGTAATCAGTTGGGTAATGAAGAAGTAGAAGGTTCTGAATTTACCAAAAACTATACTGGCTTATTCCCAAGCGCTTTTGTAAGTTACAAGTTAGATGATAAGGGCAAAAATACGTTTGTTTTAATGGCGGTTAGAAGGATAAGCCGACCGAATTATCAGTTGCTGAATCCGTTTTTGTTCCAAAGAGATCAATATACTTACAGTTCAGGAAATCCGGATATCAATCCGCAGTACCAAAACAGGCTGGAACTCAAATATCAGCACAAGCAAGTCCTGAATATGGGATTGAGTTACAATAAGTTTACGAATTCCATTTTTCCTACAACCAAAACCATAGACAGTATATTTATCAATCGCCCCGATAATATAAAAGGTGGCTACATGGTGCTTTTGAATACAACTGTAAACACTTCTGTAACCAAATGGTGGTATACAAATACAACTTTAAGACTTTCCAGAATAGGACTAAGAGGAATTGTTTACGGAGAACAACTTCGTTTTGACACCAATATGGCAAGGCTTGAACTTAATAACTACTTTACTTTGAGCAAAACCGTGAGTGCGGAGTTTGGTGGTTATTACGCAAGCCGTGATTTCAGCGGGCAAGCTGTGACCAGCGGAATGTACATTCTCAATGCTTCAATTCAAAAGAAAATCTGGGATGGAAAGGGCAGTATTCGTTTGTCTGCCAATGACCTATTCCATTCCTGGGTTTACCATAACAAATCAATCAGCCTGATCCAATCGGATTATCTTCAAACCAATAAAACGGATACGCAACGGATTGGTGTTGCTTTTACCTACCGCTTTGGAAAGGACACTTTTGCGCGGAAACGTAAGCATAATGATAATGCCTCGGATGATGAAAAGGGGAGGCTTTGA
- a CDS encoding sensor histidine kinase, whose translation MIKVKGIDESDFKLGLYTILTGVAAFSMWFAISFYAEAVGVGEVEIVATIGTAFFLASVFFGRHLGQIWLDRSVPVSYELLTGIGVSILACIGWIFNHGDRPFVNRPALNLLMYWLPFLAASVALGIFVKLARSIGQNKLKEAQTDAAQSQSELHLLQSQLSPHFLFNTLNNLYGLSITQHEKIPPLLLRLSDLLRYSVYNSNEIYVPLNEELAYIENYIEFEKIRIGDRLELTTNIEKISDSSIKIAPMVLIVFIENAFKHSKNTADDKIYIDMSLKIWGNSVLFYIKNSQNKAAQESSIINKSSGFGLVNVNKRLHLLYPKQHELEIENEETSYIVNLRLKIK comes from the coding sequence ATGATCAAAGTAAAAGGAATAGACGAGAGTGATTTCAAATTAGGGTTGTACACAATTCTAACAGGAGTTGCTGCTTTCTCGATGTGGTTCGCCATAAGTTTTTATGCGGAAGCTGTTGGTGTGGGTGAAGTAGAAATTGTGGCGACAATAGGGACTGCATTTTTTCTGGCAAGCGTTTTCTTTGGCAGGCATTTGGGGCAAATCTGGCTCGATCGCAGTGTTCCCGTATCTTACGAACTGTTAACCGGTATTGGAGTAAGTATTCTTGCTTGTATTGGCTGGATTTTTAACCATGGTGACCGCCCTTTCGTCAACCGTCCCGCACTCAATTTGCTTATGTATTGGCTGCCGTTTCTGGCTGCGAGCGTGGCATTAGGAATATTTGTTAAACTGGCCCGTTCAATCGGACAAAATAAATTAAAAGAAGCACAAACGGACGCCGCACAATCTCAAAGTGAGTTGCATTTGCTTCAATCCCAGCTAAGTCCGCATTTTTTATTTAATACACTCAATAATTTATACGGATTATCGATTACACAACACGAAAAAATACCACCGCTTTTGCTGAGATTGTCGGACTTACTGCGCTATTCGGTTTATAATTCAAATGAAATTTATGTTCCGCTAAATGAAGAACTCGCCTATATTGAAAACTATATTGAATTTGAGAAAATACGAATCGGTGACAGATTGGAATTAACAACTAACATTGAGAAAATAAGTGATTCCTCGATCAAAATCGCTCCAATGGTTTTAATCGTCTTCATTGAAAATGCTTTTAAACACTCGAAGAATACAGCGGACGACAAGATTTACATTGATATGTCTTTGAAGATATGGGGAAACTCCGTATTGTTTTACATTAAAAATTCGCAAAATAAAGCTGCTCAGGAAAGTAGTATTATCAATAAAAGCAGTGGATTTGGCTTGGTCAATGTTAATAAAAGACTCCATTTGCTTTATCCAAAACAACACGAACTCGAAATCGAAAATGAAGAGACAAGTTATATCGTAAATCTTCGATTAAAAATAAAATAA
- a CDS encoding LytTR family DNA-binding domain-containing protein, which yields MKFNCLIVDDEPIAREIIKTYCGHLPYLNIVASSGNALEAKAILNQQKVDILFLDINMPVMDGVTFLKTLRNPPQVIFTTAYKEYALDAFELSACDYLLKPFSLERFIVAVDKALERLQIPPAATIENPENRIEDYIFIKTDGKIFKILHQDLLYAEASGNYTKIVTPQNTLQPAMTFSSFEELLPKSLFLRIHRSFIVNKSKIDHIEGNRLFVNKTEIPIGSNYREGFLRELGLT from the coding sequence ATGAAATTCAACTGCCTGATCGTAGACGACGAACCAATAGCCCGGGAAATTATAAAAACCTACTGCGGGCATTTACCTTATTTAAACATCGTGGCTTCCAGTGGAAATGCATTGGAAGCCAAAGCTATTTTGAATCAGCAAAAAGTGGATATTCTATTTCTGGACATCAACATGCCGGTTATGGATGGTGTTACCTTCCTGAAAACTTTACGAAACCCGCCACAGGTGATTTTCACAACAGCCTATAAGGAGTACGCGCTGGACGCTTTTGAACTTTCAGCCTGTGATTATTTGCTAAAACCTTTCTCGTTAGAACGTTTCATTGTGGCAGTCGACAAGGCTTTGGAAAGGTTACAGATTCCACCCGCAGCAACGATTGAAAATCCTGAAAACAGGATTGAAGATTACATTTTTATAAAAACAGATGGTAAAATTTTCAAAATCCTGCATCAGGATTTGCTATATGCCGAAGCCAGCGGCAACTACACCAAAATCGTAACTCCCCAAAACACTTTGCAACCTGCAATGACTTTTTCCAGTTTCGAAGAGTTATTACCCAAATCGCTTTTCCTGCGAATACACCGTTCTTTCATAGTTAATAAGTCTAAAATCGATCATATTGAAGGAAATCGTTTGTTTGTGAATAAAACGGAGATACCGATTGGTAGTAATTACAGGGAAGGGTTTTTGAGGGAATTGGGATTAACTTAA
- a CDS encoding Glu/Leu/Phe/Val dehydrogenase: MSYIEPAPIKDKENPLESMMQRFDKAVELLGISDEMYHILKVPRKQVIVGLPVTMDSGEIRTFEGYRVIHSTILGPSKGGIRFDPGVNLDEVRALAAWMTWKCAVVDIPYGGAKGGVACNPREMSAGEIERLMRAYTTAMLDVFGPDQDIPAPDMGTGPREMAWLMDEYSKSKGMTIPAVVTGKPLVLGGSLGRTEATGRGVMVSALAGMEKLRINPYRATAVVQGFGNVGSHAALLLRERGVAIHAISDISGAYYNDKGIDIAAAVAYRDNNKGSLEGFTGAELISGDEIFTIPVDVLVPAAKEDVITRRNVESIQAKMIVEGANGPTSFKADDIINDKGIMVVPDILANAGGVTVSYFEWVQNRIGYKWTLERVNRRTDRIMKDSFDKVYETSLRYKVSLRIAAYIVAIDKVSSTYKYRGGF, translated from the coding sequence ATGTCATATATAGAACCTGCTCCAATCAAGGATAAAGAGAATCCGCTGGAGTCCATGATGCAGCGATTTGATAAAGCAGTAGAGCTTTTGGGGATTTCAGACGAAATGTACCACATCCTGAAAGTTCCTCGTAAACAGGTAATTGTAGGTTTGCCGGTCACAATGGATTCAGGTGAGATCAGAACTTTTGAAGGTTACCGCGTAATCCACTCCACTATTCTTGGACCAAGTAAAGGTGGTATCCGTTTTGATCCGGGTGTTAATCTGGATGAAGTCCGTGCTCTGGCTGCATGGATGACCTGGAAGTGTGCTGTGGTAGATATTCCTTATGGAGGTGCAAAGGGTGGAGTTGCATGTAATCCAAGAGAAATGTCGGCCGGAGAAATTGAGCGTTTGATGCGAGCTTACACGACAGCTATGCTGGATGTTTTTGGACCGGACCAGGATATTCCTGCACCGGACATGGGAACCGGCCCGCGCGAAATGGCTTGGCTGATGGATGAATATTCCAAGTCAAAAGGGATGACAATTCCTGCCGTTGTTACCGGAAAACCATTGGTTTTAGGAGGTTCGCTCGGGCGGACTGAGGCTACCGGGCGTGGTGTAATGGTATCAGCTTTGGCTGGTATGGAAAAACTTCGCATTAATCCTTACCGGGCAACAGCTGTTGTTCAGGGATTTGGGAATGTTGGTTCACACGCAGCTTTACTTCTAAGAGAACGTGGCGTGGCCATTCATGCAATCAGTGATATTTCTGGTGCGTACTACAATGATAAGGGAATTGATATAGCTGCTGCTGTTGCCTACCGCGACAATAATAAAGGTTCGCTGGAAGGATTTACGGGAGCAGAGCTAATTTCAGGTGATGAAATATTTACAATCCCGGTTGATGTTTTGGTGCCTGCCGCGAAAGAAGATGTGATCACCAGAAGGAATGTTGAGAGTATTCAGGCCAAAATGATTGTGGAAGGTGCCAATGGCCCAACTTCTTTCAAGGCTGACGATATTATCAATGACAAAGGTATCATGGTAGTTCCGGATATTCTGGCCAATGCCGGCGGAGTGACCGTTTCTTATTTCGAATGGGTACAGAACCGTATTGGTTATAAATGGACCCTGGAACGCGTAAACCGCAGGACCGACCGTATCATGAAAGATTCATTTGATAAAGTTTACGAAACATCTTTAAGATATAAAGTTTCTCTTCGGATTGCGGCTTATATTGTGGCAATTGACAAAGTTTCGAGCACTTACAAATACAGAGGAGGTTTTTAA